Proteins co-encoded in one Lasioglossum baleicum chromosome 3, iyLasBale1, whole genome shotgun sequence genomic window:
- the LOC143221874 gene encoding uncharacterized protein LOC143221874 isoform X2, translated as MQAAEMLCGTRVYHLVFLISLAIGYVHSFPIQILPSIPGYIPVYIRHGDQPLEEINPALAEAFHEGSHSLKATVLPNVNGPTDISLEQEEAHKDKIEAIHVRQAEINDSSDDEKSNDPTKKDTDAEPLKEKPTSEPVVKLLPLTEEEKDVLEKLRVELKEESANSDDKHDSNKVPSNEKDKLDEVADEMPHLHLLTSKDRYSVHEDVPALSDKKPIKQQPFSYMLSNVRKVVVPPEVLHQLEAERAENQSLEEKSK; from the exons ATGCAGGCTGCTGAGATGCTGTGTGGTACCAGGGTCTACCATCTTGTGTTCCTAATATCTCTCGCTATTGGTTATGTCC ATTCATTTCCGATCCAAATATTACCCAGCATCCCAGGTTACATCCCAGTGTACATAAGGCATGGGGATCAGCCTTTGGAAGAAATAAATCCCGCGTTAGCGGAGGCGTTTCATGAAGGATCGCACTCACTAAAG GCCACCGTTTTACCTAATGTTAACGGTCCCACAGATATCAGTTTAGAGCAAGAGGAAGCGCACAAAGACAAAATAGAGGCAATACATGTTAGACAAGCCGAAATCAATGACTCTTCGGATgacgaaaaaagtaatgatcCGACGAAAAAGGATACTGACGCGGAACCGTTAAAAGAGAAACCAACGTCCGAACCAGTGGTAAAG CTGCTTCCGTTAACGGAAGAGGAGAAAGATGTTCTGGAGAAACTACGAGTTGAACTGAAGGAGGAATCCGCAAATTCCGACGACAAGCATGATTCCAATAAAGTCCCATCGAACGAGAAGGATAAACTAGACGAAGTTGCCGACGAGATGCCGCATCTTCATCTTCTCACGTCGAAGGATCGATATTCCGTGCACGAAGATGTTCCCGCACTCTCAGACAAGAAGCCTATCAAACAACAACCATTTTCGTACATGCTATCAAACGTCCGAAAAGTGGTTGTTCCACCGGAAGTGCTGCATCAATTAGAGGCGGAGCGAGCAGAGAATCAATCGTTAGAAGAGAaatcaaaataa
- the LOC143221874 gene encoding uncharacterized protein LOC143221874 isoform X1 produces MSVSNRNIRNSRVRKSSVTPKSGVLSLVVDSFPIQILPSIPGYIPVYIRHGDQPLEEINPALAEAFHEGSHSLKATVLPNVNGPTDISLEQEEAHKDKIEAIHVRQAEINDSSDDEKSNDPTKKDTDAEPLKEKPTSEPVVKLLPLTEEEKDVLEKLRVELKEESANSDDKHDSNKVPSNEKDKLDEVADEMPHLHLLTSKDRYSVHEDVPALSDKKPIKQQPFSYMLSNVRKVVVPPEVLHQLEAERAENQSLEEKSK; encoded by the exons ATGTCCGTGAGTAACAGGAATATTCGAAACTCCCGCGTACGCAAGTCGAGCGTGACTCCGAAATCTGGTGTTTTATCATTAGTCGTTG ATTCATTTCCGATCCAAATATTACCCAGCATCCCAGGTTACATCCCAGTGTACATAAGGCATGGGGATCAGCCTTTGGAAGAAATAAATCCCGCGTTAGCGGAGGCGTTTCATGAAGGATCGCACTCACTAAAG GCCACCGTTTTACCTAATGTTAACGGTCCCACAGATATCAGTTTAGAGCAAGAGGAAGCGCACAAAGACAAAATAGAGGCAATACATGTTAGACAAGCCGAAATCAATGACTCTTCGGATgacgaaaaaagtaatgatcCGACGAAAAAGGATACTGACGCGGAACCGTTAAAAGAGAAACCAACGTCCGAACCAGTGGTAAAG CTGCTTCCGTTAACGGAAGAGGAGAAAGATGTTCTGGAGAAACTACGAGTTGAACTGAAGGAGGAATCCGCAAATTCCGACGACAAGCATGATTCCAATAAAGTCCCATCGAACGAGAAGGATAAACTAGACGAAGTTGCCGACGAGATGCCGCATCTTCATCTTCTCACGTCGAAGGATCGATATTCCGTGCACGAAGATGTTCCCGCACTCTCAGACAAGAAGCCTATCAAACAACAACCATTTTCGTACATGCTATCAAACGTCCGAAAAGTGGTTGTTCCACCGGAAGTGCTGCATCAATTAGAGGCGGAGCGAGCAGAGAATCAATCGTTAGAAGAGAaatcaaaataa